Below is a genomic region from Planctomycetota bacterium.
ACCGCCTCACGCCAGGCTGAACAGCAGGTACGCCACCGGTGCCGCGACGAGGGGCGAGTCGATGACGTCCAGCACGCCGCCGAAGCCGGGAAGGCTTTGGCCCGAGTCTTTGACGGC
It encodes:
- a CDS encoding phosphatidate cytidylyltransferase: AVKDSGQSLPGFGGVLDVIDSPLVAAPVAYLLFSLA